The following coding sequences lie in one Lentilactobacillus sp. SPB1-3 genomic window:
- a CDS encoding MFS transporter, with amino-acid sequence MQTQSTAPKKTSSRQIIFVLGLFSILSGLSGSSTNLAIPKIGMDLGVSSGASTWIVQIGLITTAILLVLFGHLGDLVSKDFVFIWGGVAFLVGSAVTGIAPNYPIILIGRFVQSVGSAMIMANSMGIVTENIPNDKRAEALSAISMFTSVGTISGPALGGFIISFASWRWIYLINVPLGIIVLFIGFKILPLPKGGFSEIRPKMKGANWTGQNIFTIGMIIFFMSGTLLQGGTGNIWLAVVLLVVGAALTIYSFYQDDRSKSPWIARELLRNSTYMISIVVMLAAMLINAVSNILLPFYLQSFSGLSPFYSGLIMMLQSLTMLFVTPISGYLADHWNRGMLTALGLIILAISQVGYAMYPAKLNLALIIIPVVINGIGMGLFLSPNNAMTMSSVDKSLYGVAGSFNSFARTLGMTIGISFASSALFMQLPGTRRVTPALGAHFMSAYANVFWITVGLAVIALAVELYRLVQMRKPAQS; translated from the coding sequence ATGCAAACACAATCAACTGCTCCTAAGAAAACTAGTAGCAGACAAATCATTTTCGTTCTTGGCTTGTTTTCCATTTTAAGTGGATTATCTGGATCTAGTACGAACTTGGCTATTCCCAAAATTGGGATGGATTTGGGAGTCAGTAGTGGGGCATCAACCTGGATCGTACAAATTGGGTTGATTACAACTGCCATTTTACTAGTTCTATTTGGTCACTTAGGTGATTTAGTGTCAAAGGACTTTGTGTTTATTTGGGGTGGTGTCGCTTTTCTAGTCGGTTCTGCCGTTACTGGAATCGCGCCTAATTATCCAATTATTTTAATCGGTCGATTCGTTCAATCTGTGGGTTCAGCTATGATTATGGCGAACTCGATGGGGATCGTAACGGAAAATATTCCTAATGATAAACGGGCGGAAGCTTTATCGGCTATTTCAATGTTCACTTCAGTTGGAACCATTTCTGGACCTGCTCTAGGTGGTTTCATCATTTCGTTCGCTTCATGGCGTTGGATTTACTTAATCAACGTGCCACTAGGAATTATCGTGCTATTTATCGGTTTCAAGATCTTACCATTGCCTAAGGGGGGGTTCAGTGAGATTCGTCCAAAGATGAAAGGTGCCAACTGGACTGGCCAAAACATCTTTACTATTGGTATGATTATCTTCTTCATGAGTGGAACCTTGCTTCAAGGCGGTACAGGCAATATCTGGTTAGCAGTTGTCTTACTAGTAGTCGGTGCCGCATTAACAATTTACTCATTTTACCAAGACGATCGCTCAAAATCGCCTTGGATTGCTAGAGAATTACTTAGAAATTCAACCTACATGATCTCCATTGTTGTTATGTTAGCAGCAATGTTGATCAACGCGGTTTCAAACATTTTATTGCCATTTTATCTACAAAGTTTCTCTGGATTATCACCATTCTACAGTGGTCTTATCATGATGCTTCAGTCATTGACTATGTTATTCGTTACCCCAATTTCTGGATACTTAGCTGATCACTGGAACCGTGGTATGTTGACTGCTTTGGGATTGATAATTTTAGCCATTTCTCAAGTTGGTTATGCAATGTACCCAGCTAAGTTGAATCTTGCACTAATCATTATCCCAGTCGTCATTAACGGTATTGGTATGGGATTGTTCTTATCACCAAACAACGCTATGACCATGAGTTCCGTTGATAAGTCATTATACGGAGTTGCTGGATCATTTAACTCATTTGCTAGAACTTTGGGTATGACTATTGGTATTAGTTTTGCTTCATCAGCATTATTCATGCAATTGCCTGGAACTAGGCGAGTTACACCAGCTTTAGGTGCCCACTTCATGAGTGCTTATGCCAATGTTTTCTGGATTACTGTTGGATTAGCTGTGATTGCTTTAGCTGTTGAATTATATCGGCTTGTGCAAATGAGAAAGCCAGCTCAAAGTTAA
- the spxB gene encoding pyruvate oxidase, with product MADTIDSGIAMVKTLESWGVDHIYGLPGGSINNIMYALREEQKNGNIHYIQVRHEEVGGLAAVDDGRVTGKIGVAFGSAGPGATHLFQGAYDAMMDRVPTLFLVGQVPHNFMNQDFFQEQDESQLFGDAGVYNRTVTTAESLPKVVDEAIRQAYAKHGPAFVVVPNDLAGQPIPADGYYSSAANFEKAEAPEPSGEKVAAALKMIKAAKKPVIYMGQGVRGAADDMMELSRKLQMPIIYAALGKDVIPYEFPALLGSGMRVASKPANEALKETDLMLFIGSNFPFSEVLFNPDAQFIQIDSNPAMLGKRHKTEISMYADAKKAIKKFLEMSEKEPETAWYKANIANADNWREYNEKMMNKTDGDLRFEPVFKEINRIAKEDALFSIDVGDVTQNAVRLIKNTGRQRWFTSGLFATMGAGLPGALAAKLSHPDKQVFNLAGDGAQTMVMQDLITEKMYDLPIINVVFKNFELGFIVDEQEDEGQERFGVSLGGINFAQIAEAQGVHGISVTKVEDLPKAFDEAVEMTEHQNEPVLIEVQITGERPIPVEKLELDPADNTPEAIDRFKKRYYAEDLKPFSAFLDEYGVK from the coding sequence ATGGCAGATACAATTGATTCAGGTATTGCAATGGTAAAAACTTTAGAAAGCTGGGGCGTAGATCATATTTATGGTTTGCCTGGCGGAAGTATTAACAACATTATGTATGCTCTACGTGAAGAACAAAAAAACGGTAATATTCACTACATCCAAGTTCGTCACGAAGAAGTAGGTGGCTTAGCCGCCGTGGATGATGGCCGTGTAACTGGTAAGATCGGGGTTGCTTTTGGATCAGCAGGCCCTGGTGCTACCCACTTGTTCCAAGGTGCTTATGATGCCATGATGGATCGTGTACCAACGCTATTCTTAGTTGGTCAAGTTCCTCACAACTTCATGAACCAAGATTTCTTCCAGGAACAAGACGAATCACAATTATTTGGTGACGCCGGTGTTTACAACCGTACCGTTACTACCGCAGAAAGCTTACCAAAAGTCGTTGATGAAGCAATTCGTCAAGCTTATGCTAAGCATGGTCCAGCATTTGTTGTTGTTCCTAACGACTTGGCTGGTCAACCAATTCCTGCTGATGGTTACTACTCATCAGCTGCCAACTTCGAAAAAGCTGAAGCTCCAGAACCAAGTGGTGAAAAAGTTGCTGCAGCATTGAAGATGATCAAGGCTGCTAAGAAGCCAGTTATTTACATGGGCCAAGGTGTTCGTGGCGCTGCTGATGACATGATGGAACTTTCTCGTAAGTTACAAATGCCAATTATCTACGCTGCTTTAGGTAAGGACGTCATCCCATATGAATTCCCAGCTCTATTGGGTTCAGGTATGCGTGTTGCTTCTAAACCAGCTAACGAGGCTTTAAAAGAAACTGATTTGATGTTGTTCATTGGATCAAACTTCCCATTCTCTGAAGTTCTCTTCAATCCAGATGCACAATTCATTCAAATCGATAGCAACCCAGCTATGCTTGGTAAACGTCACAAGACTGAAATTTCTATGTATGCTGATGCTAAGAAAGCTATCAAGAAGTTCTTGGAAATGTCTGAAAAAGAACCAGAAACTGCTTGGTACAAAGCAAACATTGCTAACGCTGATAACTGGCGTGAATACAATGAAAAGATGATGAACAAGACTGATGGCGACCTTAGATTCGAACCAGTATTTAAGGAAATCAACAGAATCGCTAAAGAAGATGCATTATTCTCAATCGATGTTGGTGATGTTACTCAAAACGCTGTTCGTTTGATCAAGAACACTGGACGTCAACGTTGGTTCACTTCAGGATTATTTGCTACTATGGGTGCTGGTCTTCCAGGTGCTTTAGCTGCTAAGCTAAGTCATCCAGACAAGCAAGTCTTTAACCTTGCTGGTGACGGTGCTCAAACTATGGTTATGCAAGATTTGATTACTGAAAAGATGTACGATCTTCCAATTATTAACGTTGTCTTCAAGAACTTTGAATTAGGATTTATCGTTGATGAACAAGAAGATGAAGGTCAAGAACGTTTCGGTGTCTCTCTCGGTGGAATTAACTTCGCCCAAATTGCTGAAGCTCAAGGCGTTCACGGAATTTCTGTGACCAAAGTTGAAGACCTTCCTAAGGCCTTTGATGAAGCTGTAGAAATGACTGAACATCAAAATGAACCTGTATTGATCGAAGTTCAAATCACTGGTGAACGTCCAATTCCTGTTGAAAAGCTTGAATTGGATCCAGCAGATAACACTCCAGAAGCAATTGATCGCTTCAAGAAACGTTATTATGCTGAAGATTTGAAACCTTTTAGTGCTTTCTTGGATGAATATGGTGTAAAATAA
- a CDS encoding glycosyltransferase family 2 protein produces MTDDVLITVVVPTHNLADYIGKTLDALANQKYQQFEVLVVDDASTDETVTVAKRYEKLDSRFRVIALKDHVGVSKARNMGIDETKGNVLTFVDGDDIVDPEFLQVMAVGMSDPKIDMVTVGYRWGFRGAGQLEHEGLIEVSKREVCDSINTRGNLIGGYVWNKAFRVSILRDKQIRFDETLDLAEDLLFTADYVYATNNFLFDAQPLYDKISRPGSTIHSASFKQREREHEVRRHIDEMGAKI; encoded by the coding sequence ATGACTGATGATGTATTAATTACTGTGGTTGTCCCAACTCACAACCTGGCGGATTATATTGGTAAGACCCTAGATGCACTTGCTAATCAAAAGTATCAACAGTTTGAAGTCTTGGTTGTCGACGATGCCTCAACTGATGAAACGGTTACGGTGGCCAAGCGTTATGAAAAATTAGATTCACGATTCAGAGTAATCGCATTAAAGGATCACGTTGGCGTGTCAAAGGCCCGCAATATGGGAATTGATGAAACCAAGGGGAACGTCTTGACCTTTGTGGATGGCGACGATATTGTTGATCCAGAATTCTTGCAAGTCATGGCGGTTGGCATGAGTGATCCTAAGATTGATATGGTCACTGTCGGCTATCGTTGGGGGTTCCGTGGTGCGGGTCAGTTGGAACATGAGGGACTTATCGAAGTATCAAAACGAGAAGTTTGTGATTCCATCAATACCCGAGGTAACTTAATTGGTGGCTACGTCTGGAATAAAGCCTTTCGTGTCAGCATTCTTCGTGATAAACAAATTCGATTTGACGAAACACTGGATCTTGCAGAAGACTTACTATTCACCGCAGATTATGTTTATGCGACAAATAATTTCTTGTTTGATGCTCAACCACTATATGACAAAATTTCTCGTCCTGGAAGTACGATTCATAGTGCGTCATTTAAGCAGCGAGAGCGTGAACATGAAGTTCGCCGCCATATTGATGAGATGGGAGCTAAGATCTGA
- a CDS encoding TetR/AcrR family transcriptional regulator, which translates to MNDNDKRVQRTKIKIRNALFKLLDRQTIDKITVKSIIDEAGLNRTTFYSYYTDKYDLLEKVQENTIKQIIQIKHDYPVTGGDSLGDTHQLVKTYFSALFKFVQDHHQEVKLLLINSSKITVLRNMTNQNPEFYEHWRPVIIRIRGVAPEHSYAALVGVVINFYFDFEDHDYKTDPEKIASVLADIVTRYMQ; encoded by the coding sequence ATGAATGATAATGATAAGCGGGTACAGCGCACCAAAATAAAGATAAGAAACGCGCTTTTTAAATTATTAGATCGACAAACCATTGATAAGATAACCGTGAAATCGATTATAGATGAAGCTGGTCTTAACAGAACAACTTTTTATTCTTACTATACTGATAAGTATGATCTGTTAGAAAAAGTTCAAGAAAATACTATCAAACAGATCATTCAAATCAAGCATGACTATCCAGTCACTGGTGGCGATTCACTCGGAGATACGCATCAGTTAGTCAAAACTTATTTTTCTGCATTATTTAAATTCGTTCAAGACCACCATCAAGAAGTGAAATTATTATTGATCAATAGCAGTAAAATCACTGTTTTAAGAAACATGACTAATCAAAATCCTGAATTTTATGAACATTGGCGACCGGTCATTATTCGTATTCGCGGAGTTGCGCCTGAACATAGTTATGCGGCATTGGTGGGAGTCGTCATTAATTTTTACTTTGACTTTGAAGACCATGATTATAAAACAGATCCAGAAAAAATTGCCAGTGTCCTTGCCGATATCGTTACCCGGTATATGCAATAG
- a CDS encoding stage II sporulation protein M — MIRESLGRFNTDYRKRFWQFLLIMVVIWIVVYAGIELTSSTEAAKHLLTSSLSGDSSGASSHNFLPLFFHNFGSSLTIIVLGLIPIPLYYLFLLFNASSVGAVLTIGPQPILLFLFGILPHGIFEIPGQIISAAISARLAWYMIDRFIRHRQRSETFGEMVKTTAIDTLVYVLPLLFIAAIIEQNITPILIHNFIIK, encoded by the coding sequence ATGATTAGAGAAAGTTTAGGGAGATTCAACACAGATTACCGCAAGCGTTTTTGGCAGTTCTTATTAATCATGGTGGTTATTTGGATTGTTGTCTATGCAGGTATTGAATTAACATCATCGACTGAAGCTGCTAAACATCTTTTAACATCTTCACTTAGTGGCGATAGTAGCGGTGCTAGTTCACATAATTTTTTACCATTATTTTTCCATAATTTCGGTAGTTCTTTGACGATTATTGTCTTAGGATTAATTCCAATTCCACTGTACTATCTGTTCCTTTTGTTTAATGCATCATCTGTTGGTGCGGTTCTAACTATTGGGCCACAGCCAATCTTGTTATTTTTATTCGGTATATTACCTCACGGAATTTTTGAGATACCAGGTCAAATTATTTCGGCGGCCATTAGTGCTCGACTGGCATGGTACATGATTGATCGATTTATAAGGCATCGTCAACGATCAGAGACCTTTGGTGAAATGGTCAAAACGACGGCTATCGATACGTTAGTATATGTATTGCCATTGTTGTTCATTGCTGCGATTATCGAACAAAATATTACGCCAATCTTAATTCATAACTTTATTATCAAGTAG
- a CDS encoding GTP pyrophosphokinase family protein, translated as MIIQRSNLFSIKKYEKQFRDAGLAQGYESIRKISQLYLLRHSALNEIGTKLENLDDEYSANFDHNPIHHMEERMKEPGSLLGKISRKQIPVDTNDLFGNIYDIAGIRVITNYLDDIIKVRDALVKQSDVTVIKEKDYINHPKPNGYRSYHLIVSVPVFQDEGVQEAPVEIQIRTVGMDTWASLEHDLRYKSFADQEKADQYAAELAQYANALFGIEENMQRIFTGLQSENDEHQS; from the coding sequence ATGATTATTCAGCGGTCAAATTTATTTAGTATTAAAAAGTACGAAAAACAATTCCGTGATGCTGGCTTGGCTCAAGGATATGAAAGCATCCGCAAAATCAGTCAATTATATTTATTAAGACATTCAGCATTAAATGAAATTGGCACAAAATTAGAAAATCTGGACGACGAATACTCAGCTAACTTTGATCACAATCCCATTCATCATATGGAAGAGCGAATGAAAGAACCAGGCAGTTTATTGGGCAAAATTTCTCGTAAACAAATTCCGGTAGACACCAACGATCTATTTGGCAACATATACGACATCGCTGGAATTCGAGTAATCACCAATTATCTCGATGATATTATTAAAGTTCGTGATGCCTTGGTCAAGCAAAGTGACGTGACAGTAATCAAAGAAAAAGATTATATTAACCATCCTAAACCTAATGGCTACCGTAGCTATCACTTGATCGTATCAGTCCCAGTCTTTCAAGATGAAGGAGTTCAAGAAGCCCCCGTCGAGATTCAGATTCGGACAGTAGGGATGGATACTTGGGCCAGTCTAGAACATGATTTACGCTATAAAAGCTTTGCAGATCAGGAAAAGGCTGACCAATATGCCGCTGAATTAGCTCAATATGCTAACGCATTATTTGGTATTGAAGAAAACATGCAACGCATATTTACTGGGCTTCAGTCTGAAAACGATGAGCATCAATCATAA
- a CDS encoding MFS transporter yields the protein MQSFKTRSFILVAIGFILGMSEFIMVGILNDLASSFHVGIASVGLLVTLFAIVYALATPILTIMVGSHRLYRVMILLLIIFIAGNVMTAVAPNYLILTISRILTAVVSGITVSIAITYSAVIAPREKRAWLVSWVFSGFSIASVFGVPLGTWMSGKFGWRTVFWLIVGISILFTILFSLSLPRDVRQGKMDHFTQQLAIFKDRRILLGILLPTLNLAGVYVVYTYLRPIIVEGINFPGAFVTPILFVYGFASLASNQVSGRIANYDGLTTMQKIYVLQIVALIALPLLFKLQWLALVALIILGFTMYLQNSPMQLFYLEVAETDYPQSIVMASSLNSIFSNLGIAIGSATGGVMVSSLGLPSLGFGGAFYTVLALIVLVTLNHVRNK from the coding sequence ATGCAAAGTTTTAAAACAAGAAGCTTCATCCTTGTCGCCATAGGCTTTATTTTAGGGATGAGTGAATTCATTATGGTCGGAATTTTAAATGACCTTGCTAGCAGCTTTCATGTTGGTATTGCCAGCGTTGGATTATTAGTAACATTATTTGCAATTGTTTATGCACTAGCCACACCAATCTTAACGATTATGGTTGGTTCACATCGCCTATATCGCGTGATGATATTATTATTAATTATCTTCATTGCTGGCAATGTGATGACTGCCGTCGCTCCCAACTACCTAATTTTAACGATTTCTAGAATTTTGACCGCCGTCGTTTCCGGCATCACCGTCTCCATTGCCATCACTTACTCAGCAGTAATTGCCCCCAGAGAAAAACGAGCTTGGTTGGTATCTTGGGTCTTTTCAGGATTCAGCATTGCTTCAGTTTTTGGCGTTCCACTGGGAACTTGGATGAGTGGCAAATTCGGTTGGCGAACAGTTTTTTGGCTAATCGTTGGAATTTCAATTTTATTTACTATCCTATTTTCCTTGTCCTTGCCACGAGATGTTCGGCAAGGAAAGATGGATCATTTTACACAGCAACTAGCCATTTTTAAAGACCGCCGTATCTTGTTGGGAATTCTCTTGCCCACTTTAAATCTGGCTGGAGTGTATGTAGTTTACACCTATTTGAGACCGATTATCGTCGAAGGGATTAATTTTCCAGGAGCCTTTGTGACACCCATTTTGTTTGTCTATGGATTCGCATCATTAGCAAGTAACCAAGTAAGTGGTCGCATCGCGAACTATGATGGATTGACCACGATGCAGAAAATATATGTATTGCAAATTGTCGCACTGATTGCCTTACCACTTTTATTCAAACTACAATGGTTAGCGTTAGTTGCACTAATTATTCTTGGGTTTACTATGTATTTACAAAATTCACCTATGCAGCTATTTTATTTAGAAGTGGCCGAAACTGACTATCCACAATCAATCGTCATGGCCTCTTCTCTAAATTCAATTTTTAGTAATCTGGGAATTGCGATTGGCTCAGCCACTGGTGGAGTGATGGTCAGTTCCTTGGGGTTGCCTTCACTGGGATTTGGTGGTGCCTTTTATACAGTATTAGCACTAATTGTGTTGGTAACACTAAACCACGTTCGCAATAAATAA
- a CDS encoding Asp23/Gls24 family envelope stress response protein translates to MSNNTTTNMPETKMVFDDNVIAKITGKTACEVDGVLDLEGNVFEKMTDKLSSGDDPTAGVDVNMNEDDNRVELKINAILEYGRNAEQVFNKMSQKITNSVEEMTNMKVDKIDLTVQDMLTRDEWAKKNEPKSEKKRDKSDKHDHES, encoded by the coding sequence ATGTCAAACAACACAACTACTAACATGCCAGAAACTAAAATGGTTTTCGATGATAATGTAATTGCTAAAATTACTGGTAAAACAGCTTGCGAAGTTGATGGAGTATTAGACCTAGAAGGTAACGTCTTCGAAAAGATGACTGACAAACTTTCTAGCGGTGACGATCCTACAGCTGGCGTTGACGTTAATATGAACGAAGATGATAACCGGGTTGAGTTAAAAATCAATGCCATCTTAGAATACGGCCGCAACGCTGAACAAGTATTCAACAAGATGTCTCAAAAGATCACTAACTCAGTTGAAGAAATGACTAACATGAAGGTCGACAAAATCGATTTGACTGTTCAAGACATGCTAACACGTGATGAATGGGCTAAAAAGAACGAACCAAAGTCAGAGAAAAAACGGGATAAAAGTGATAAACATGATCACGAATCATGA
- a CDS encoding Asp23/Gls24 family envelope stress response protein — translation MQNPTVEQANLTFEDSVIEKIAGLAARNIEGILSFDGGVIGNITDRFRSKSDPTQGISADVGDKQVALDMTATVEYGHDIREMFNQICNVVSAEIEKLTGLKVIELNLHINEVMSKKEWKDSNSGKPNSALSTEETS, via the coding sequence ATGCAAAACCCAACAGTTGAACAAGCAAACTTAACTTTTGAAGATTCAGTTATCGAAAAGATTGCCGGCCTAGCTGCCAGAAATATCGAGGGCATTTTGTCATTCGATGGTGGTGTGATTGGTAATATAACTGATCGTTTCCGTAGTAAGAGTGACCCTACCCAAGGAATATCCGCTGATGTTGGTGATAAGCAAGTAGCCTTGGATATGACCGCCACTGTTGAATATGGCCATGATATCCGTGAGATGTTCAACCAAATCTGTAATGTAGTTAGCGCAGAAATTGAAAAATTAACTGGACTCAAAGTTATAGAACTGAACTTGCACATCAATGAAGTTATGAGCAAAAAAGAGTGGAAGGATAGTAACTCTGGTAAACCAAATTCAGCATTGAGCACTGAAGAAACTTCATAA
- the amaP gene encoding alkaline shock response membrane anchor protein AmaP — MNRYIKWIIGIISLVALVQAVWFISIIVHIPYLSEWFETAWINNQGATEITALVLAGMTILLVLIIFGLLGISRTTQKDLQFRSNQGNLVVSKDSLEQMVNQTIADSNLVGNIETKVSINRSGQRVKANVKAINLSDDDYRTVAKKIQQVVDNCLALHLGIPSKTKVRLVPLSKSTQRLKVM, encoded by the coding sequence ATGAATCGGTATATTAAATGGATTATTGGCATAATTTCATTAGTTGCACTAGTCCAAGCCGTCTGGTTTATTTCAATCATCGTACACATTCCGTACCTGTCCGAATGGTTTGAAACAGCGTGGATCAATAATCAAGGTGCGACAGAGATCACAGCCTTGGTGCTAGCAGGAATGACAATCTTGTTAGTATTGATTATTTTCGGCCTGTTAGGAATTAGTCGGACGACCCAAAAAGATCTGCAATTTCGCAGTAATCAGGGGAACTTAGTTGTCTCAAAAGATTCGTTGGAACAAATGGTCAATCAAACGATTGCTGATAGCAACCTAGTTGGAAATATTGAAACTAAGGTGAGCATCAATCGCTCTGGCCAACGTGTTAAAGCGAACGTGAAGGCAATTAACTTGAGTGATGATGATTATCGAACAGTTGCTAAGAAAATTCAGCAAGTTGTTGATAACTGTCTCGCTTTACATCTGGGGATTCCCAGTAAAACTAAGGTGCGGTTAGTTCCTCTTAGCAAATCGACGCAACGCTTAAAGGTTATGTAA
- a CDS encoding EamA family transporter — translation MQTTTNNHSAKGIFYVVLGAILWGVSGTIAQYVFTTYHASPVWVVGVRLFFAGSFLIIWSLITDGAKVLQIFKNRHDTIILILFGLLGMMPSQLCYFSAVNYSNAPTATVLQNLGPLFIIIYVAIISSKLPRRIDTISIVIALLGTFMLATNGHFDQLALTPRGLFWGVMAGVATAVYTLMPRHLLRKYDARFVIGWAMLIGGLPFLYNTFTNTGGLPLTPDLLFWVAIIVVVGTVFTYYFYLSSLKYISATTTGMLGAFEPLTATILAVTVLGTPLTSVELIGGALILLTTFIQALGTKY, via the coding sequence ATGCAGACCACTACCAATAATCATTCCGCAAAGGGCATCTTTTATGTTGTACTGGGAGCTATCCTGTGGGGCGTTTCTGGAACTATCGCTCAATATGTATTTACCACTTACCACGCATCCCCAGTCTGGGTAGTGGGTGTACGGTTATTCTTCGCCGGATCATTTCTAATTATCTGGTCGCTCATTACTGATGGTGCCAAAGTACTACAGATTTTTAAAAATCGGCATGACACGATTATATTGATTTTGTTTGGTCTATTAGGGATGATGCCTTCACAACTGTGTTACTTCAGCGCCGTTAACTATAGCAATGCGCCAACGGCGACCGTGCTACAAAACCTTGGACCACTCTTCATTATTATTTATGTAGCTATTATTAGTAGTAAACTTCCGCGCCGAATTGATACGATCTCCATTGTAATTGCTCTGCTGGGGACATTCATGCTAGCTACCAATGGTCATTTTGATCAATTAGCGTTGACGCCTCGGGGACTATTTTGGGGAGTTATGGCCGGGGTGGCCACAGCGGTCTATACATTAATGCCTCGCCATTTGCTAAGAAAGTATGACGCACGTTTCGTGATTGGTTGGGCAATGCTGATAGGTGGTCTGCCATTTCTTTATAACACATTTACGAATACTGGTGGGCTTCCATTAACTCCTGACTTGTTATTCTGGGTGGCCATTATCGTGGTGGTCGGAACTGTCTTCACCTATTATTTTTATCTCAGTAGTTTGAAATACATTTCGGCGACTACGACTGGTATGTTAGGAGCCTTTGAACCATTAACTGCTACAATTCTTGCCGTGACGGTATTAGGAACACCGTTAACTTCAGTAGAACTTATCGGAGGAGCTTTGATATTGTTAACTACATTTATTCAGGCCCTAGGAACTAAATACTAG
- the thiE gene encoding thiamine phosphate synthase — protein MTMKFKRSMLTAYFICGTQDIKDATKTLPSVLTEALEAGITAFQFREKGTHALTGDDKLAMAKQLQQLCAQYQVPFIVDDDVALARQVKADGIHVGQKDERINQVIAEIGQQMFIGLSCNTIAQVQAANQLSELAYLGSGPVFPTQSKDDADPVIGTDGIAELVKYSQYPIVAIGGISENNVAELAHTGVAGSSVISVIAQSTDIRRTVKRLKKINY, from the coding sequence ATGACGATGAAATTTAAACGGTCAATGCTGACAGCCTACTTCATTTGTGGCACTCAAGATATTAAGGATGCCACGAAGACATTACCCTCGGTATTAACCGAGGCCCTTGAAGCTGGCATTACTGCTTTTCAATTTCGTGAAAAGGGTACACATGCGTTAACTGGTGACGACAAATTAGCAATGGCTAAGCAGTTGCAGCAACTTTGTGCTCAGTATCAGGTACCCTTCATCGTTGATGATGATGTCGCTCTGGCTCGACAAGTGAAGGCTGATGGGATTCATGTTGGTCAAAAGGATGAAAGAATTAACCAAGTGATTGCTGAAATTGGTCAGCAAATGTTTATCGGTCTTTCGTGTAATACGATTGCCCAAGTCCAGGCCGCTAATCAGCTATCTGAGTTAGCTTATCTGGGAAGCGGTCCCGTTTTTCCAACCCAGTCTAAAGATGATGCGGATCCAGTCATTGGTACTGACGGAATTGCAGAGCTGGTTAAATATAGTCAATATCCGATTGTGGCTATTGGTGGCATTAGTGAAAACAACGTCGCAGAATTGGCTCACACAGGTGTGGCAGGTAGTTCAGTTATTTCGGTGATTGCTCAAAGCACTGACATTCGCCGAACCGTTAAGCGATTAAAGAAAATCAATTATTAA